In a genomic window of Ipomoea triloba cultivar NCNSP0323 chromosome 3, ASM357664v1:
- the LOC116013455 gene encoding polyadenylate-binding protein-interacting protein 11-like: MAVVENGNDGNVQNDVVAADRDQSTKNSSPQSDQSFQTVQNGNGVLGDQRSKVNGLDARRNLQIDEEDGDGRGGFKSEKEMRDLEEMLSKLNPMAEEFVPPSLSIGGSLRVVALPPGGGHFANNFVLQQPNSGLRNGNSIRRKKNGNGYAKKRMNNRTSMAQRDDVIKRTVYVSDIDHQVTEEQLAGLFLNCGQVVDCRICGDPNSVLRFAFVEFTDEEGARNALNLAGTMLGFYPVRVLPSKTAIAPVNPTFLPQSEDEREMCARTIYCTNIDKKVTQADVKLFFETICGEVHRLRLLGDYQHSTRIAFVEFVMAESAIAALNCSGVILGSLPIRVSPSKTPVRPRAPRSAVLH, from the exons ATGGCGGTGGTTGAGAATGGGAACGACGGGAACGTGCAGAACGACGTCGTTGCAGCCGATCGTGACCAGTCAACAAAGAATAGCAGTCCGCAGAGTGATCAGAGTTTCCAGACGGTGCAGAATGGCAATGGAGTGCTGGGCGATCAGCGGTCAAAAGTGAACGGTTTGGATGCGAGGAGAAATTTACAGATTGACGAGGAGGATGGCGATGGTCGGGGAGGGTTTAAGAGCGAGAAAGAGATGAGGGATTTGGAGGAAATGCTCTCGAAATTGAATCCCATGGCGGAGGAGTTTGTGCCGCCGTCTCTCAGCATCGGCGGCAGCCTTAGAGTGGTGGCGCTGCCGCCTGGTGGAGGACACTTTGCTAACAATTTTGTATTGCAGCAGCCTAATTCCGGCCTTCGTAATGGAAACTCCATTAGAAGG AAGAAGAATGGCAATGGTTATGCGAAGAAAAGGATGAATAACCGAACAAGTATGGCTCAAAGAGATGATGTTATAAAGAGGACAGTATATGTATCTGACATTGATCATCAG GTCACTGAAGAGCAGCTTGCTGGACTCTTTCTCAACTGTGGCCAG GTTGTTGACTGTCGAATATGTGGTGACCCCAACTCAGTGCTTCGCTTTGCTTTTGTTGAATTTACTGATGAAG AAGGAGCAAGGAATGCTTTGAATCTAGCAGGAACTATGCTTGGATTCTATCCAGTGAGGGTGCTTCCCTCTAAAACTGCTATTGCCCCCGTTAATCCAACATTTCTGCCACAG TCTGAAGATGAAAGGGAGATGTGTGCAAGAACTATATATTGTACAAACATTGATAAGAAG GTTACTCAAGCAGATGTCAAACTCTTTTTTGAAACCATTTGTGGAGAG GTTCACCGTTTGCGGTTGCTTGGTGACTATCAGCATTCAACACGCATAGCATTTGTTGAGTTTGTCATG GCTGAGAGTGCGATTGCTGCATTGAACTGCAGTGGTGTTATCTTGGGATCACTTCCGATAAG GGTAAGTCCATCAAAGACTCCTGTTCGACCCCGTGCTCCACGCTCTGCTGTGCTTCACTGA